The following are encoded together in the Citrus sinensis cultivar Valencia sweet orange chromosome 1, DVS_A1.0, whole genome shotgun sequence genome:
- the LOC102608126 gene encoding protein DETOXIFICATION 52, with amino-acid sequence MCNSNATSTTTIPILTVTDKPAQTQFDLLSLPNAIKKVSEPSSPPAVNNILPSISEIITESKSLFNLAFPIALTALIIYSRSILSMLFLGHLGDLELAGGSLAIAFANITGYSVLSGLALGMEPLCSQAFGAQRPKLLSLTLQRSVIFLLFSSIPISLLWLNMSKILLYLHQDPNITHIAHSYLLFCLPDLLTNSFVHPIRIYLRAQGITHPLTLASLAGTIIHLPINFLLVTHLRLGVLGVAAAAALSNLCVLFSLVVYIWASGLHEPTWTKPTRECLTGWKPLLKLAAPSCVSVCLEWWWYEIMIVLCGLLVDPKSTVASMGILIQTTSLIYVFPSSLGFAVSTRVGNELGANRPERAKLSAVVAVFVAAIMGLSATVFASGMRDRWGRLFTNDKEIIRLTSAALPILGLCELGNCPQTVGCGVLRGSARPSIAANVNLGAFYLAGMPVAIGLGFLLGIGFCGLWQGLLAAQVCCAGLMLYVVGTTDWDFQAKRAQILTYTGCVDTTGLLTVDKGEEKQPLICVTVDSH; translated from the coding sequence atgtgTAATTCAAACGCCACCAGTACCACTACTATTCCCATCTTAACAGTTACCGATAAACCAGCACAGACGCAGTTTGATCTTTTATCACTGCCCAACGCCATAAAGAAAGTCTCTGAACCATCATCACCACCAGCAGTAAATAACATTTTGCCCTCCATCTCGGAGATCATAACAGAGTCCAAATCACTCTTCAATCTGGCCTTCCCTATTGCCCTAACAGCTCTTATTATCTACTCTCGCTCTATCCTCTCCATGCTTTTTCTAGGTCACCTGGGTGACCTCGAGCTTGCCGGTGGCTCTCTCGCTATTGCTTTCGCCAACATCACTGGCTATTCTGTCCTCTCTGGGCTGGCTTTAGGGATGGAGCCACTCTGTTCACAAGCCTTCGGGGCTCAGCGTCCCAAGCTTCTATCTTTAACCCTTCAACGCTCTGTGATTttccttctcttctcttcaatACCCATTTCTCTTCTCTGGCTTAACATGTCCAAGATCCTTCTTTATCTTCATCAAGACCCTAACATCACCCACATCGCTCACAGCTACCTCCTGTTTTGTCTCCCTGATCTTTTAACGAACTCTTTCGTTCACCCAATCCGCATTTACCTTCGCGCTCAAGGCATCACCCACCCGCTCACTCTAGCATCCCTTGCCGGCACCATTATTCACTTACCTATCAACTTTCTCCTGGTCACTCATCTCCGGCTCGGCGTACTCGGCGTGGCAGCTGCAGCCGCCCTTTCCAACTTGTGTGTTCTTTTCTCTTTGGTTGTGTACATTTGGGCCTCCGGTTTGCACGAGCCGACTTGGACTAAGCCGACCCGAGAATGCTTAACCGGGTGGAAGCCTCTGCTTAAGCTGGCCGCGCCCAGTTGCGTATCGGTTTGTTTGGAGTGGTGGTGGTACGAGATCATGATCGTTTTGTGTGGACTCCTTGTGGACCCCAAATCAACGGTTGCTTCAATGGGCATTCTCATCCAAACGACGTCATTGATCTACGTGTTCCCGTCTTCCCTCGGGTTCGCGGTTTCCACACGTGTGGGTAACGAACTCGGCGCCAACCGTCCTGAGAGAGCTAAATTATCCGCTGTGGTGGCGGTGTTTGTAGCTGCAATCATGGGCCTGTCAGCCACGGTTTTTGCATCAGGGATGAGAGATAGGTGGGGTCGGCTGTTTACCAACGATAAGGAGATCATAAGGTTGACGTCAGCAGCGTTACCGATCCTAGGGCTGTGTGAGCTTGGTAACTGCCCGCAAACGGTGGGCTGTGGGGTCCTCAGAGGCAGTGCCCGCCCGTCCATCGCAGCTAATGTGAACCTTGGTGCATTCTACCTGGCAGGCATGCCTGTGGCGATTGGACTCGGGTTCTTGCTTGGGATTGGTTTTTGTGGGCTTTGGCAAGGCCTGTTAGCGGCCCAGGTTTGCTGCGCAGGCTTGATGTTATATGTGGTGGGGACCACTGACTGGGATTTTCAAGCCAAGAGGGCCCAAATACTAACGTACACCGGGTGTGTCGATACTACTGGGTTACTAACTGTTGATAAGGGCGAGGAGAAGCAGCCTTTGATTTGCGTAACTGTGGATTCACATTAA